One region of Chryseobacterium sp. C-71 genomic DNA includes:
- a CDS encoding uridine kinase, with amino-acid sequence MIGDIINLEKRHLETAENIYKILGQNNIHTKKWAVGICGESGSGKSVTAFALKKVLEEHGIGSFVIQMDDYFKFPPKTNHENRQKSFDNIGMHEVQLELIEENIKDFKKGSSSIKKPLVHYQNNSVSQEILDLDDIQVLIIEGTYILSIDEFDFSIFIDRNYKDTYENRIQRNRDEQSEFIEKVLGIEHNIIRQLKEKADIVLGKDYQIVKP; translated from the coding sequence ATGATTGGAGATATAATTAATTTGGAGAAGAGACATTTGGAGACCGCAGAAAATATCTATAAGATCTTAGGACAAAATAATATTCACACTAAAAAATGGGCAGTCGGAATATGCGGGGAGAGTGGCAGTGGAAAGTCGGTTACTGCCTTCGCTTTGAAAAAAGTATTGGAAGAACATGGGATCGGGAGTTTTGTGATTCAAATGGATGACTATTTTAAGTTTCCACCGAAAACCAATCATGAGAACCGTCAAAAGAGTTTTGACAATATCGGAATGCATGAAGTTCAGTTGGAATTGATCGAAGAAAACATCAAAGATTTTAAAAAGGGGAGTTCTTCTATCAAAAAGCCTTTGGTTCATTATCAGAACAACTCTGTATCACAGGAAATTCTCGACCTTGATGACATCCAGGTTCTTATTATTGAGGGAACCTATATATTGAGCATTGATGAGTTTGATTTCAGTATATTCATAGACCGGAATTACAAGGATACCTATGAAAACAGAATCCAGAGAAACCGTGATGAGCAGAGTGAATTCATTGAAAAGGTTTTGGGTATTGAGCATAACATCATTCGTCAATTGAAGGAAAAGGCAGATATCGTGCTTGGAAAAGATTATCAAATTGTAAAGCCGTAA
- the dinB gene encoding DNA polymerase IV, which translates to MERAIAHMDLDTFFVSCERLKNSVLEKQPVIIGGGDRGVVASCSYEAREFGVRSAMPIRMALRLCPEARVIKGDMEYYSNMSHLVTEVIQEKVPVLEKASIDEFYLDLSGMDKFFGCYQWTNEVADAVMKNTGLPISFALSTNKTVSKIGTGESKPIGKLEVRALDVQPFLNPLSIKKIPMVGPETFQLFSRLGVKTIKTLSEMPVDVLQELVGKNGTTLWKKAHGIDETPVVPYSERKSISTENTFSQDTIDIQNIRSVLSGMVEKLCYQLRHEKWLTSTVSVKIRYSNFDTETKQCRIPYTSADHTLLRYVLELFNKVYTRRMRIRLIGVRFTGLVHGCHQMDLFEDTEELISLYETMDKIKNRFGTSSVGRASGLLF; encoded by the coding sequence ATGGAAAGAGCAATTGCACATATGGATCTGGACACATTTTTTGTCTCCTGTGAGCGGCTGAAAAACTCTGTGTTGGAGAAACAGCCCGTGATCATTGGAGGCGGTGACCGTGGTGTGGTGGCATCATGCTCGTATGAGGCGAGAGAATTCGGTGTCCGCTCGGCGATGCCCATCAGGATGGCTTTGAGGTTGTGCCCTGAGGCTAGGGTGATCAAAGGTGATATGGAATATTATTCCAATATGTCACATCTGGTGACCGAGGTCATTCAGGAAAAAGTACCGGTGCTTGAAAAGGCCAGCATCGATGAATTTTATCTGGATCTTTCCGGAATGGACAAGTTCTTTGGCTGTTATCAGTGGACAAACGAAGTTGCCGATGCTGTGATGAAAAATACAGGTCTGCCAATCAGTTTTGCCCTTTCCACCAATAAGACAGTGTCCAAAATCGGGACGGGTGAATCCAAACCCATTGGAAAACTGGAGGTCAGGGCTTTGGATGTCCAACCTTTTTTAAATCCGTTGTCTATCAAAAAGATCCCCATGGTCGGGCCAGAGACCTTTCAGCTGTTTTCAAGGTTAGGTGTCAAAACCATTAAGACCCTTTCTGAGATGCCGGTCGATGTATTGCAGGAGCTTGTCGGAAAGAACGGCACTACCCTTTGGAAAAAAGCCCACGGCATCGATGAAACCCCCGTCGTTCCCTACTCCGAAAGAAAGTCGATCTCTACGGAGAACACTTTTTCCCAGGACACCATTGATATTCAGAATATCAGGAGTGTTTTATCAGGAATGGTTGAAAAACTTTGTTATCAGCTGAGACATGAAAAATGGCTGACCTCAACGGTTTCAGTTAAGATCAGGTATTCAAATTTTGATACGGAGACCAAACAGTGCAGAATTCCCTATACATCGGCTGATCATACTTTACTCAGGTATGTCCTGGAACTATTCAACAAAGTCTATACACGAAGAATGAGGATACGGTTGATCGGTGTAAGGTTTACCGGTTTGGTTCACGGCTGTCATCAAATGGATCTTTTCGAAGATACGGAAGAACTCATTTCATTATATGAGACAATGGATAAGATCAAAAACCGATTCGGTACCTCAAGTGTTGGCAGAGCATCAGGCTTGTTATTTTAA
- a CDS encoding TonB-dependent receptor, translating into MESKVVKKLLVFGTMNIAAFMFSQNTVTDTISPKDKVIDEVVITGNSNPKNSIKTSTSISTLKSADIINSAPRTTAEIFRTIPGIRAESSGGEGNSNITVRGVPVSAGGSRYLLIQEDGLPVMQFGDIAFGTQDQFTRFDSFVSRVEALRGGSASVFASNSPAGIINFITKTGEQEGGSITQQIGLNYQNFRTDIDYGTPLGKDFYIGVGGFYRGGDGPRKTGYTSNNGGQFRLSLLKKLEKGSIRLYGKYLDDRTAAYMPMPIAVSGSDSNPDYSSLNNFDILTAALQSSNFKNDVTLGANGQILKSDIRDGMHSVSKTVGAEFNYDLGSGWKLDAKARYAANDGQFLAPFPASVGSKSEILESVTDYGSAVYAGTNTEVDSNAKYMKTVLFNTKLNNLNNFFSDVNISKKWNTVKMNAGVYNSSQNINISWNWNTYLMEVSDNNARLVDIISNTGTKITDNGLLNYGVPAFGGVNRNYDTKYSVIAPHAQVEINPIEKLTLDLGARYDFGNVSGSFSGTQNTRRVIDINQNGTFETPEYAVEVVSGTVPVDYQYGIFGYSFGANYALNSRNALFARVSQGGSASADRILFAGYNYTNNDDPALDAVKVNKLNQIEVGYKLRGPNYYLNTTLFQARTIEANYEATTQLRTENKYESFGVELDGFFKLNKHFDIKAGLTYTHAEIKNAIDQTIIGNMPRRTPKFMYSFNPNVNIEKLSFGFFAVGSTKAFTQDSNKLVMPGYVTVNPYISYRLLKNLTLNVNANNVFNALAITEAEEGTLQGTNGIVRARTLPGRTMGASVKFDF; encoded by the coding sequence ATGGAATCAAAAGTAGTAAAGAAATTGCTGGTTTTCGGAACCATGAACATAGCGGCATTTATGTTCTCTCAAAACACGGTAACGGATACAATATCCCCCAAAGACAAGGTGATCGATGAGGTGGTTATTACAGGTAACTCAAACCCTAAAAATTCTATTAAGACCAGTACATCCATTTCTACTTTGAAATCTGCTGATATTATCAATTCAGCCCCGCGCACTACCGCTGAGATCTTCAGAACGATTCCGGGAATTCGTGCGGAATCTTCAGGCGGTGAGGGTAATTCAAATATAACAGTAAGAGGTGTTCCTGTATCTGCAGGAGGTTCAAGATATTTATTAATTCAGGAAGATGGTCTTCCGGTTATGCAGTTTGGTGACATTGCGTTTGGAACGCAGGATCAGTTCACAAGATTTGATTCTTTCGTATCCCGTGTTGAAGCATTACGAGGGGGGTCTGCATCTGTTTTTGCTTCCAACTCACCGGCAGGGATCATCAACTTTATTACAAAAACAGGTGAGCAAGAAGGCGGAAGCATCACGCAGCAAATAGGATTGAATTATCAGAATTTCAGAACAGATATAGACTATGGAACACCATTGGGTAAAGATTTTTATATCGGTGTAGGCGGATTCTACAGAGGCGGAGATGGTCCCAGAAAAACAGGATATACCTCTAATAACGGAGGGCAGTTCCGTTTGTCTTTATTAAAGAAATTAGAGAAGGGTAGTATCAGATTGTATGGTAAATACCTGGACGACCGGACAGCGGCTTATATGCCGATGCCTATCGCCGTTTCAGGTTCAGATTCAAATCCTGATTACAGCTCTTTAAATAACTTTGACATCCTAACAGCTGCTTTGCAGTCTTCCAATTTTAAAAATGATGTTACGCTTGGGGCAAACGGGCAGATCCTGAAAAGTGATATCCGTGATGGAATGCATTCAGTTTCTAAAACCGTTGGAGCCGAGTTTAACTACGATTTAGGATCCGGATGGAAACTGGATGCAAAAGCAAGATACGCTGCCAATGACGGTCAGTTTTTAGCGCCTTTTCCTGCTTCCGTAGGAAGCAAGTCTGAAATCCTAGAATCTGTTACTGATTATGGAAGTGCGGTGTATGCGGGAACCAATACAGAAGTTGACAGCAATGCAAAATACATGAAAACAGTTCTGTTCAATACCAAACTAAACAATCTCAATAATTTCTTCAGCGATGTCAATATCAGCAAAAAATGGAATACAGTGAAAATGAACGCAGGTGTTTACAACAGTTCTCAAAACATCAACATTTCATGGAACTGGAATACGTATCTGATGGAAGTTTCTGATAACAATGCACGTTTAGTAGATATTATCAGCAATACAGGAACTAAAATCACAGACAACGGACTTCTGAACTACGGTGTTCCGGCTTTTGGCGGAGTTAATAGAAATTATGACACCAAATATTCGGTGATCGCACCACATGCGCAGGTCGAAATCAATCCTATTGAAAAATTAACTTTGGATCTTGGTGCAAGATATGATTTTGGGAATGTCTCAGGAAGTTTTTCAGGAACACAAAACACAAGGAGAGTTATTGATATCAACCAAAACGGCACTTTTGAAACACCGGAATATGCAGTAGAAGTGGTGAGTGGAACTGTACCTGTTGATTATCAATACGGCATTTTCGGGTATTCATTTGGAGCTAACTATGCCTTAAATTCACGTAATGCATTATTTGCGAGAGTAAGCCAGGGTGGAAGTGCTTCTGCCGACCGAATTCTATTCGCAGGTTACAACTATACCAACAATGATGACCCTGCTTTAGACGCTGTAAAAGTTAATAAATTAAATCAGATTGAAGTAGGATATAAACTTAGAGGACCAAATTATTATCTCAATACAACCTTGTTTCAGGCAAGAACGATTGAAGCAAATTATGAAGCGACCACGCAGCTCAGAACAGAAAATAAATATGAATCATTTGGTGTAGAGCTGGACGGATTCTTTAAACTCAATAAACACTTTGACATCAAAGCAGGATTGACTTACACGCATGCTGAAATTAAAAATGCGATTGACCAGACCATCATAGGAAATATGCCGAGAAGAACGCCGAAATTCATGTATTCTTTCAACCCCAATGTGAATATTGAAAAATTAAGCTTTGGTTTCTTTGCAGTGGGGTCTACAAAAGCATTTACACAGGACAGTAATAAGCTGGTCATGCCGGGCTATGTGACTGTAAATCCATACATTTCTTACAGATTATTGAAAAATTTAACGCTGAATGTCAATGCCAACAACGTATTCAATGCATTGGCCATTACAGAGGCAGAAGAAGGAACTTTACAAGGAACGAACGGAATTGTAAGAGCGAGAACGCTGCCGGGAAGAACTATGGGCGCAAGTGTAAAGTTTGATTTCTAA
- a CDS encoding S24 family peptidase, whose protein sequence is MVNLPGNKILLPVVVDTEGNKYIEIVPQKASMGYLNGFSDPEYIESLPRIQLPFLGHGIFRGFMADGDSMPPFADGTCVIGEYVEQLDDLKKGKEYMFITSEGYTFKTFVKRNKDTLTVAADNTFYNPYDIPLTNIVQIWRYVRGILPQDYKPYYMPGHANLKYLVDEAKRSISNLENGILKFNS, encoded by the coding sequence ATGGTCAACCTCCCGGGGAATAAGATATTGCTGCCGGTAGTAGTAGACACCGAAGGAAACAAGTATATTGAAATTGTCCCCCAGAAAGCTTCAATGGGCTATCTGAACGGATTCAGTGATCCGGAATATATTGAAAGTCTTCCCAGGATTCAGTTGCCATTTCTGGGTCATGGCATATTCAGGGGTTTTATGGCTGATGGTGATTCAATGCCGCCATTTGCAGACGGAACCTGTGTGATCGGTGAATATGTTGAACAGCTGGATGATCTTAAAAAGGGGAAGGAATATATGTTCATCACGTCTGAAGGCTATACGTTCAAAACCTTTGTGAAAAGAAATAAAGATACGCTTACGGTAGCTGCAGATAACACATTCTATAACCCGTATGATATTCCTTTAACAAATATCGTTCAGATATGGCGTTATGTTAGAGGAATATTACCACAGGATTATAAACCCTATTATATGCCTGGTCATGCAAATCTAAAGTATCTGGTCGATGAGGCTAAACGCAGTATCAGTAATCTTGAGAACGGAATTTTAAAATTCAATTCATAA
- a CDS encoding MFS transporter: MNKKIIPKLSFWQIWNMNVGFFGIQYSFGLQQTAVNPLYSFLGAHADQLPILNLAGPVTGLLIQPLIGAISDKTWSVKWGRRKPFFLLGAVFCSLALFVFPFSSSIWMAVGLLWILDAANNTAMEPYRAFIGDKLPEEQQTYGFQMQSLFVGGGITLANLSLFAFQKYFGGSSEPGGIPAWVYYSFFLGSFCSIASVVWSVYKTPEIPPTEEELIKLKAEKENDTVFTPFVDIFTAIIKMPKILWQLALVYLFQWYALFCYWQFVTPMIKQTLYHVSESDEQQANHFIELSKNGLSVSQSDMSWAKNILNLVETAVGQTGLMNGFYNFITMISALMLIPFALKYSSKNVYVFCLWATGISLLILPFIHNEYLILLPMILFGIGWAAMMGLPYSMVSPSIPAEKRGVYMGVINMMIVIPMLIQTVSFGFIYKNFLGSDPSNAITMAGTLFLLASISVMLIQVKRSTDQS, encoded by the coding sequence ATGAATAAAAAAATAATACCTAAGCTTAGTTTCTGGCAGATCTGGAATATGAATGTCGGCTTCTTTGGTATTCAATACAGTTTTGGTCTTCAGCAGACCGCTGTCAATCCTTTGTATTCCTTTTTGGGAGCTCACGCAGATCAGCTTCCTATCCTTAATCTGGCAGGTCCTGTAACAGGATTGCTCATTCAACCACTCATCGGAGCCATCAGTGATAAGACCTGGAGCGTGAAATGGGGAAGGCGGAAACCATTCTTTCTGTTGGGTGCTGTATTCTGCAGCTTAGCTTTGTTTGTATTTCCGTTCAGTTCTTCGATCTGGATGGCAGTAGGTCTATTGTGGATTCTGGATGCTGCGAACAATACAGCCATGGAACCTTACCGGGCTTTTATCGGGGATAAACTTCCCGAGGAGCAGCAAACCTATGGTTTTCAGATGCAGAGTCTGTTTGTCGGTGGTGGAATTACGCTGGCCAATCTCTCTCTGTTTGCTTTTCAAAAATACTTTGGAGGAAGTTCAGAACCCGGAGGCATACCTGCATGGGTCTATTATTCGTTTTTCTTAGGCTCTTTCTGTTCGATTGCATCCGTGGTATGGTCGGTGTATAAGACCCCGGAAATTCCTCCGACTGAAGAAGAACTGATCAAGCTAAAAGCAGAAAAAGAAAATGATACGGTCTTCACTCCGTTTGTGGATATTTTTACTGCGATCATCAAAATGCCCAAAATACTTTGGCAGTTGGCACTGGTCTATCTGTTTCAGTGGTATGCGCTTTTCTGTTACTGGCAGTTTGTAACCCCGATGATCAAGCAGACCCTGTATCATGTTTCTGAAAGTGATGAGCAACAGGCCAATCATTTCATTGAACTTTCAAAAAATGGACTTTCAGTATCACAGAGTGATATGTCCTGGGCTAAGAACATACTGAATCTGGTAGAGACAGCAGTCGGACAAACCGGATTGATGAATGGTTTCTATAATTTCATCACCATGATATCAGCATTGATGCTCATTCCTTTTGCACTAAAATATTCCTCAAAAAATGTCTACGTTTTTTGTCTTTGGGCAACAGGCATTTCTTTACTGATTTTACCATTCATCCACAATGAATATTTAATATTGCTGCCGATGATCCTTTTTGGAATTGGATGGGCCGCTATGATGGGACTGCCATATTCAATGGTTTCGCCATCCATTCCTGCGGAAAAAAGAGGTGTTTATATGGGAGTGATCAATATGATGATCGTTATCCCGATGTTGATTCAGACAGTTTCATTTGGTTTTATCTATAAAAATTTTCTGGGAAGCGATCCTTCAAATGCTATCACAATGGCCGGTACCTTATTTTTACTGGCATCTATTTCAGTGATGTTGATCCAGGTCAAAAGATCAACTGATCAATCATAA
- a CDS encoding glycoside hydrolase 100 family protein yields MFTQKALQVIERAISEQGILASSEKKDNYARVWSRDSMMTGITGIFIKNQMIVDGLERSIKTLAGHQAENGQIPSNVYGDKASYGTLVGRTDATIWWIIGACEYITYSKGEVLKDALKEKIYKAFSCLKTWEFNQRGLLYSPLGGNWADEYVTSGYVLYDNVLGYWALKNAAELYEDENLKSLAETKKKLIENNFRKNSFDGSKYHPTAYQKAREKPYLWASLNANGYDERFDLAGNALAIFLGFDVELDGFTHFLEDLNKEFQHWMLPVFYPIIFPKDADWNLLENNYSYDFKNEPYQFHNGGSWPIYLGWLCVGLKKRGYGEIPEKIVNQYEKLLTEKGSSFREYYSTDQLIPSGTDQLCFSASGYLLMKI; encoded by the coding sequence ATGTTTACACAAAAAGCCTTGCAGGTTATAGAACGGGCGATCTCAGAACAAGGAATTCTTGCATCTTCTGAAAAGAAAGACAATTATGCGAGAGTCTGGTCGAGAGATTCTATGATGACGGGAATTACGGGCATTTTTATCAAAAACCAAATGATCGTTGATGGTCTGGAAAGATCGATCAAAACCCTAGCAGGTCATCAGGCGGAGAACGGACAGATTCCTTCAAATGTTTATGGAGATAAAGCAAGTTACGGGACGCTTGTCGGGAGAACAGATGCAACAATCTGGTGGATCATCGGAGCTTGTGAATACATAACATATTCTAAAGGTGAAGTATTAAAAGATGCTTTAAAAGAGAAAATATACAAAGCATTTTCTTGTTTAAAGACCTGGGAATTTAACCAGCGGGGTTTATTGTACAGTCCGTTAGGCGGCAACTGGGCAGACGAATATGTGACGTCGGGTTATGTTCTGTATGACAACGTTCTCGGGTATTGGGCTTTGAAAAATGCAGCGGAGTTGTATGAAGATGAAAATCTGAAATCTCTTGCTGAAACCAAAAAAAAACTGATCGAAAATAATTTCAGGAAGAACAGTTTTGATGGAAGTAAATATCATCCAACAGCCTATCAGAAAGCCAGAGAAAAACCCTACTTGTGGGCATCCTTGAATGCCAACGGGTACGATGAACGCTTCGATCTTGCTGGAAATGCTTTAGCGATCTTTTTAGGATTTGATGTAGAGCTGGATGGTTTCACTCATTTTTTAGAAGACTTGAATAAAGAGTTTCAACACTGGATGCTTCCTGTTTTTTATCCGATCATCTTTCCAAAGGATGCTGACTGGAATTTACTTGAAAACAATTACAGTTATGACTTCAAAAATGAGCCCTATCAATTCCATAACGGAGGTTCATGGCCCATCTATCTCGGATGGCTATGTGTCGGATTGAAGAAAAGAGGATATGGTGAAATTCCTGAAAAGATTGTCAACCAGTATGAAAAACTTCTGACGGAGAAAGGTTCAAGTTTCAGAGAATATTATTCGACGGATCAGTTGATCCCTTCCGGCACAGATCAATTGTGCTTTTCAGCATCTGGTTATCTTTTGATGAAAATATAA
- a CDS encoding DNA polymerase III subunit alpha: protein MFLNCHSYHSLRYGTISVEDLVQKAVDHRLKVLALTDINTVTGIYQFYKLCQSAGIKPILGVDVRVENQYYICLAKNPEGIAEINRLLTNYNCEGIEIPKANPELENTFVIYPLKNIPEKLLEHEFIGIRHDELNLLYAPELKSLTHKMVILHPITFKTDEEYELHKVLRAIAGNTLFSKLTEDDYCKSNEKFIGKRELLRKYSQYPEIIENTRYIVDECSFDFDFKTPKNKKYFTESKESDFELLKQLAFDGLHTKYSVDDIQAKARVEKELAVIDQLNFCGYFLITWDIIQYSKRMGFMHVGRGSGANSIVSYCIGITDICPLELDLYFERFLNLNRKTPPDFDIDWSWKNRDTILEYIFKKYGKDHVAFCGTNVEFKSRSRFRELGKVFGLPKEELDQLSKRPKDQHDQNSIVEEIYKYEKLLIGFPNQRSMHSCGILISEEPITNYSALEFPPKEFPIVQFDMHTAEEIGLEKFDILSQRGLGTIKDTVNLIEEKRGIIVDIEDTRISKNEAKCNEYLSIGKTIGCFYIESPAMRGLLRRLKCDNYKVLVAGSSIIRPGVAQSGMMREYIFRHNHPDQFEYFHEVFEKELGETYGIMVYQEDVIKIALHFGGVSAENGDVLRRAMSGKGRSLSALQKLKDDFFESCSKKGHPEQLSQEVYRQIESFAGYSFCKAHSASYAVESYQSLYLKVYYPIEFMVSAINNGGGFYRTEVYVHEAKMAGATIHNPCVNLSEFQTTVYGTDVYLGFMHIEKLEATIKQVIPEERKNNGDYRSLEDFVKRVSIGIETLQTLIFIGAFRCTGKQKHELLIEARFLLSKGQYRTKVISLFAEPQKDYQLPVIERNQFEDAFDEIEILGFPVSFSIFDLLKTKYRGHVMVQDLLKYHKKQVKMLAYLISRKHVPIKNKNHPGKRDDMYFGTWIDAEGEYFDTAHFPDSLRKFPFKEGGIYLLLGTVEIDYHFPTITITKMAKMPLIADPRYSMDQEKSQEIERSLREDVSMTLRKPYPQEQEIGLPRSKMK, encoded by the coding sequence ATGTTTCTCAATTGCCATTCATATCACAGTCTGCGTTATGGGACCATCTCTGTCGAAGACCTGGTCCAGAAAGCTGTTGATCATAGACTCAAGGTCTTGGCATTGACTGACATCAATACGGTTACCGGTATCTATCAATTTTATAAGCTTTGTCAGAGTGCAGGGATCAAACCAATCCTTGGGGTTGATGTTAGAGTTGAAAATCAATATTATATTTGCCTGGCCAAAAATCCTGAAGGTATCGCAGAGATCAACAGGCTTCTGACCAATTATAATTGTGAGGGAATTGAGATTCCTAAAGCTAATCCTGAACTTGAAAATACTTTTGTGATCTATCCTTTAAAGAATATTCCTGAAAAACTGCTTGAACATGAATTTATCGGAATAAGACACGATGAGTTAAATCTGTTATATGCTCCTGAGCTAAAGTCCTTGACCCATAAAATGGTTATCCTGCATCCAATAACCTTCAAAACTGATGAAGAATATGAACTTCATAAAGTTTTAAGGGCAATAGCTGGAAATACTTTATTCAGCAAACTGACAGAAGATGATTACTGTAAAAGCAATGAGAAATTTATTGGTAAAAGAGAACTATTAAGGAAGTATTCCCAATATCCGGAGATCATTGAAAACACCAGATATATCGTCGATGAATGCAGTTTTGATTTTGATTTTAAAACTCCCAAAAACAAAAAATATTTTACAGAAAGCAAAGAGAGTGATTTTGAATTGCTGAAACAATTGGCTTTTGATGGACTGCATACCAAGTATTCTGTTGATGATATACAAGCCAAAGCAAGGGTAGAGAAAGAACTGGCGGTGATTGACCAGTTGAATTTCTGTGGTTACTTTTTAATTACATGGGATATCATCCAGTACAGCAAACGGATGGGATTTATGCACGTCGGAAGAGGAAGCGGTGCCAACTCCATTGTCAGCTATTGCATCGGAATTACTGACATCTGTCCCTTGGAATTGGATCTCTACTTTGAAAGGTTTCTGAATCTTAACCGAAAAACCCCACCTGACTTTGATATTGACTGGAGCTGGAAGAACAGAGATACCATATTGGAATATATCTTTAAAAAATATGGAAAAGACCATGTGGCTTTTTGTGGAACCAATGTGGAGTTTAAAAGCAGGTCAAGGTTCAGGGAACTGGGCAAAGTATTCGGACTGCCAAAGGAAGAATTAGATCAGCTCTCCAAAAGACCGAAAGATCAGCATGATCAGAATTCCATTGTTGAGGAGATCTACAAGTATGAAAAGTTACTGATCGGTTTCCCTAATCAAAGAAGCATGCATTCCTGTGGGATCCTGATCTCTGAAGAGCCTATCACCAATTATTCTGCTTTGGAATTTCCGCCCAAGGAGTTCCCCATTGTACAATTCGATATGCATACGGCAGAGGAAATTGGTCTGGAAAAGTTTGACATCCTTTCACAAAGAGGATTGGGAACCATCAAGGACACCGTTAATTTGATCGAAGAAAAAAGAGGGATCATTGTAGATATTGAGGATACAAGGATCTCAAAAAATGAGGCCAAGTGCAATGAGTATCTGAGTATCGGAAAGACGATTGGCTGTTTCTATATTGAATCGCCTGCGATGCGGGGTTTATTGAGAAGATTGAAATGCGATAACTACAAAGTACTGGTCGCCGGCTCATCCATTATACGCCCAGGAGTAGCACAGAGCGGCATGATGCGGGAATATATATTCCGGCATAACCATCCTGACCAGTTTGAATATTTTCACGAGGTCTTTGAGAAAGAACTTGGTGAGACCTATGGCATTATGGTATACCAGGAAGATGTCATCAAGATCGCTTTGCATTTTGGCGGTGTTTCTGCGGAAAATGGGGATGTCTTGCGCAGAGCGATGAGCGGTAAAGGCCGTTCTTTATCTGCATTACAGAAATTAAAAGATGACTTCTTTGAGTCTTGCAGTAAAAAAGGGCATCCTGAACAATTATCTCAGGAAGTCTATCGGCAGATCGAATCGTTTGCGGGATATTCATTCTGCAAGGCACACTCTGCTTCCTATGCAGTGGAAAGTTATCAGAGTCTCTATCTCAAAGTCTACTACCCTATTGAATTTATGGTCTCAGCCATCAATAATGGTGGTGGATTTTACAGAACAGAAGTATATGTTCACGAGGCAAAAATGGCAGGAGCGACCATTCATAATCCCTGTGTCAACCTTAGTGAATTTCAGACGACAGTCTATGGAACAGATGTGTACTTAGGCTTTATGCACATTGAAAAACTGGAAGCAACGATTAAGCAGGTCATTCCCGAAGAAAGAAAGAACAACGGGGACTACAGGTCACTTGAAGACTTTGTCAAAAGGGTATCCATCGGTATAGAAACATTGCAGACCCTTATTTTCATCGGTGCTTTCAGATGTACAGGAAAACAAAAACATGAATTGCTGATCGAAGCCAGATTCTTGTTGTCTAAAGGACAATATAGAACGAAGGTCATTTCTTTATTCGCTGAGCCACAAAAAGATTATCAACTGCCGGTTATTGAAAGGAATCAATTTGAAGATGCTTTCGATGAAATTGAGATCCTGGGTTTTCCCGTTTCCTTTTCTATATTTGATCTTCTTAAAACAAAGTACAGAGGCCATGTCATGGTACAGGATCTTTTGAAGTATCATAAGAAGCAGGTAAAGATGCTGGCCTATCTGATCTCGAGAAAACATGTGCCCATTAAAAATAAAAATCATCCCGGAAAGAGAGATGATATGTACTTCGGAACCTGGATCGATGCCGAAGGGGAATATTTTGATACCGCCCATTTTCCTGACAGCCTGAGAAAGTTCCCCTTTAAAGAAGGCGGTATCTATCTGTTATTGGGGACTGTAGAGATTGACTATCACTTTCCCACCATCACTATCACAAAAATGGCCAAGATGCCACTGATTGCTGATCCACGTTATTCTATGGATCAGGAAAAGTCCCAGGAAATTGAAAGAAGTCTCCGAGAAGATGTGAGTATGACCTTAAGGAAACCTTATCCACAAGAACAGGAGATCGGACTGCCGAGAAGCAAGATGAAGTAA